Proteins encoded within one genomic window of Hevea brasiliensis isolate MT/VB/25A 57/8 chromosome 8, ASM3005281v1, whole genome shotgun sequence:
- the LOC131182039 gene encoding auxin-responsive protein SAUR67-like has protein sequence MGSIDTTSCSTSSMAEKGHFIVYSADQKCFLLPLEYLNNEMIRELFNMAKEEFGLQSKGPLTLPWDADLMEYAIALIRQNATRDVPRTLLVSIASNCSSSFFLFQHQATSHQLPICSF, from the coding sequence ATGGGAAGTATAGATACAACCAGTTGCAGCACATCATCAATGGCTGAGAAAGGCCATTTTATTGTGTACTCTGCAGATCAAAAATGTTTTCTTCTTCCCTTGGAATATCTTAACAATGAAATGATTAGAGAGCTATTCAACATGGCAAAAGAAGAGTTTGGATTGCAAAGCAAAGGGCCACTCACACTACCTTGGGATGCAGATCTCATGGAATATGCAATTGCTTTAATCAGACAAAACGCTACTAGAGATGTGCCGAGAACACTGCTGGTGTCAATAGCTAGCAACTGCAGCTCATCATTTTTCCTTTTCCAACATCAAGCAACAAGCCATCAGCTACCAATTTGCAGCTTCTGA
- the LOC131182040 gene encoding NAC domain-containing protein 1-like, producing the protein MEENHNKNKGVAANCSSDDDVEKYVNSLPVGYRFAPHDDELILDYLLKKIKKLPLPRNRIHEVDLYKYSPRKLTEIYKLNRARETEWYFFTAREKKYPNGSRPNRSAGDGFWKPTGTDKAIPNNKNPVGFRKSLDYCSGKQGEGRKTDWKMHEYLVNPKLVSSTTTSRPKNPLQPMLLDEWVLCKIYKTKAKRKKNNNDEDGGIAVNSETKIPKADDSIAQPPEYDNSLMIFEENENGFGSSYPPHLTLNNFVYDPSPMNNTFNHNFNYDPPPVNNTFSNSFVVYNVPPIQSYLPSSYSCDFQPIYGCGDLVCYSDCMEMPTINNHQSMPTEESIPSLPPVQSIYGYRDQVCYSDCMEMPTMNNHQSVPSEEPIPSVQPDLKLGAQPSSSRSAYSYLRVS; encoded by the exons ATGGAGGAAAATCATAATAAGAACAAGGGAGTTGCCGCAAATTGCAGTAGTGATGATGACGTTGAGAAATATGTCAATTCGCTTCCAGTTGGGTATCGATTCGCACCTCATGATGATGAGCTGATTCTTGACTACTTACTGAAAAAGATCAAGAAACTTCCCTTGCCTCGTAACAGGATTCATGAGGTTGATTTGTATAAATATAGCCCTCGAAAGCTCACTG AAATCTATAAACTGAATAGAGCAAGAGAAACCGAGTGGTACTTTTTCACTGCGAGGGAGAAAAAATACCCAAATGGGTCTAGACCGAATCGAAGTGCGGGAGATGGATTTTGGAAGCCTACAGGAACTGATAAAGCCATCCCAAATAACAAAAATCCTGTTGGTTTTAGAAAATCTTTGGATTATTGTTCAGGGAAGCAAGGTGAAGGAAGGAAAACGGACTGGAAGATGCATGAGTATTTGGTTAATCCAAAGCTTGTTTCTTCAACTACTACTTCCAGACCCAAAAACCCATTGCAACCTATGCTG TTGGATGAATGGGTTCTTTGCAAGATCTACAAAACcaaagcaaaaagaaagaaaaacaataATGATGAAGATGGAGGGATTGCTGTAAATTCAGAAACAAAAATCCCAAAAGCTGATGATTCCATTGCACAGCCTCCAGAGTATGATAATTCTTTGATGATTTTCGAAGAAAACGAGAATGGTTTTGGGTCTTCTTATCCTCCTCATCTAACATTGAATAACTTTGTCTATGATCCTTCACCAATGAACAACACATTTAATCATAACTTCAACTATGATCCTCCACCAGTGAACAACAcattcagcaatagctttgttgtCTATAATGTGCCACCAATCCAATCCTATCTCCCTTCTTCTTATAGCTGCGACTTTCAACCCATCTATGGATGTGGAGATCTAGTTTGTTATAGTGATTGCATGGAGATGCCCACCATAAATAATCATCAATCAATGCCAACTGAGGAATCAATTCCTTCTCTCCCACCTGTTCAATCCATCTATGGATATAGAGATCAAGTTTGCTATAGCGACTGTATGGAGATGCCCACCATGAATAATCATCAATCAGTGCCATCTGAGGAACCAATTCCTTCTGTCCAACCTGACTTAAAATTGGGTGCTCAACCTAGCTCTTCAAGATCTGCCTATTCTTATTTGAGAGTCTCGTGA